A stretch of the Ananas comosus cultivar F153 linkage group 14, ASM154086v1, whole genome shotgun sequence genome encodes the following:
- the LOC109720374 gene encoding protein FAR1-RELATED SEQUENCE 5-like, which yields MPENTGSNTKEKKPRLAPAVVFPPPVQPLRPVQIPGNPSVDPRLGHVWPRHLVLLSPYPPWTTQPPVPRESIPSDSHHHHQREKMSNAPRTDANTPLEVIDEKLLPKVDMLFDSENEAYEFYNTYAENVGFFVRRSTLWTTSKNIITRRTFVCSREGFREKKKGAKEAKCPRPETRIGCPACMTIRLTSNGKYRVTEFVSNHNHMLATVSTIHMLRTKKLRRKARAVRADLVDDSVTTPVFETEDEAYEFYSMYAGRIGFSVRRASMTVNSDNAITRRMFVCSREGFREKKKGAKRVKKPRPETRTGCPACMIIRLGQDGKYHVSEFVTYHNHQLAASSSAELVMSNRVENDQDNESDLGDKSGDDTIKKQVKVQENPSIECLDSKNNLRSKRMKVMHVGDVGATLEYLQKMQSDNPSFSYSLHVDDDDSITGFFWADAKSTLDFIHFGDVVCFDTTYKACGYGRPFALFTGVNHHKQTVIFGAAIIYDESKEFFQWLFGTFKMAMNGRQPKTILTDRCSALSDAVAAAWPGTTHRFCVWQIYQSALVQLSQAFHGSRTLGCDFSRCLFDYEDEDEFLSAWREMLEKYDLKDNQWLAKLFDEREKWALVYGRETFYADLKSVQHKESLNIELKKYLSLETELSSFFEQYERILDERRCAELQADVNASQSTKKPPSMRMLKQAANVYTPNAFKMFEREFELYMDCMLYNSGEVGTISQYKITVEDKPGDHFVKFDSLDGTVNCTCKKFEFIGIPCRHVLKVLDTRNIKELPPQYILKRWRRDAKIGSLSGNYTSFPFDGDTQSSQAKRYNYLCRIFSIAASRAARSFDSYAFMESQSDVLWDQVEQVLQSRHPDMSTLISSISDRPHNPVENVIAGSIHYDKTNHTSFIGSAADGPLTFPFTLSSGTLDYR from the exons ATGCCTGAAAACACTGGCAGTAACACAAAGGAGAAAAAACCTCGGCTTGCCCCTGCCGTTGTCTTCCCACCTCCTGTGCAGCCTCTAAGACCAGTTCAGATACCAGGAAATCCTTCCGTGGACCCACGTCTAGGGCATGTATGGCCTAGACATCTGGTCCTCTTATCTCCCTATCCACCATGGACGACTCAGCCGCCCGTTCCACGAGAGTCAATCCCTTCGGATTCGCATCACCATCACCAGAGG GAAAAGATGTCGAATGCGCCAAGGACTGATGCTAATACCCCATTGGAGGTTATTGATGAAAAATTGCTACCAAAGGTTGATATGTTATTTGATAGTGAGAACGAGGCTTATGAGTTTTACAACACATACGCTGAAAATGTGGGTTTCTTCGTTCGAAGATCAACATTATGGACAACATCGAAGAACATTATTACAAGAAGGACATTTGTATGCTCACGAGAAGGCTTtcgtgaaaagaaaaaaggtgcTAAAGAGGCCAAGTGTCCGAGGCCTGAAACGAGAATAGGTTGCCCTGCATGCATGACCATCCGATTGACATCCAACGGCAAGTACCGCGTCACAGAATTCGTTTCAAACCACAATCATATGCTTGCGACAGTGTCAACAATCCACATGTTGCGAACTAAGAAGTTAAGAAGAAAAGCCCGGGCTGTTAGAGCAGATTTAGTGGATGATTCAGTGACAACACCAGTTTTTGAAACAGAAGATGAGGCCTATGAGTTTTATAGTATGTATGCAGGTAGGATAGGGTTTAGTGTAAGGAGAGCAAGCATGACAGTTAATTCTGATAATGCTATCACTAGAAGGATGTTTGTGTGTTCAAGAGAAGGGTTTCGCGAAAAGAAAAAGGGTGCGAAGCGGGTCAAGAAACCGCGACCTGAAACCAGAACCGGTTGCCCCGCTTGTATGATCATTAGACTTGGACAGGATGGTAAATATCATGTGTCAGAATTTGTCACGTACCATAATCATCAGCTTGCGGCCTCCTCTTCTGCTGAGTTGGTTATGTCGAATCGTGTGGAAAATGATCAGGATAATGAGTCTGATTTGGGCGATAAGTCAGGTGATGATACTATTAAAAAGCAAGTTAAAGTGCAAGAAAATCCATCTATAGAATGtttagatagtaaaaataatcTCAGATCAAAAAGAATGAAGGTCATGCATGTTGGAGATGTAGGGGCTACGTTGGAGTATCTTCAAAAGATGCAGAGTGATAATCCCTCTTTTTCATATTCTTTAcatgttgatgatgatgatagtaTAACTGGTTTTTTCTGGGCAGATGCAAAGTCCACGTTGGATTTTATCCATTTTGGGGATGTGGTATGTTTCGATACGACCTATAAAGCTTGTGGCTACGGTAGACCGTTTGCATTGTTCACAGGTGTGAACCATCACAAGCAAACTGTTATATTTGGTGCTGcaattatatatgatgaaagTAAAGAGTTTTTTCAATGGTTATTTGGGACTTTCAAGATGGCGATGAATGGACGACAACCCAAGACGATCTTGACTGACAGGTGTTCAGCATTGAGTGATGCAGTAGCTGCTGCTTGGCCTGGTACTACCCATCGTTTCTGTGTGTGGCAGATTTATCAAAGTGCCCTTGTGCAGCTAAGTCAGGCGTTCCATGGATCGAGAACCTTGGGTTGTGACTTCAGCAGGTGCCTCTTTGATTATGAAGATGAGGATGAGTTCTTATCAGCATGGAGAGAAATGTTGGAAAAATATGACCTCAAAGATAATCAATGGTTGGCTAAGTTATTCGATGAAAGAGAGAAATGGGCTTTGGTGTACGGGCGTGAAACATTCTATGCTGATTTGAAAAGCGTCCAACACAAGGAGAGCTTGAACATTGAACTTAAGAAATATTTAAGCCTAGAAACAGAGCTTTCGAGCTTCTTTGAGCAGTACGAAAGAATTCTTGACGAGCGACGATGTGCAGAACTACAAGCGGATGTAAATGCAAGTCAGAGTACTAAAAAACCACCTTCTATGCGAATGTTAAAGCAAGCTGCAAATGTGTACACGCCTAATGCGTTTAAAATGTTCGAAAGAGAGTTTGAATTATACATGGATTGTATGTTATACAATTCTGGTGAGGTTGGCACAATATCACAGTACAAAATCACGGTTGAGGACAAACCCGGAGATCACTTTGTTAAGTTTGATTCATTGGACGGCACAGTTAATTGCACTTGCAAAAAGTTTGAATTCATCGGTATTCCATGCCGTCACGTGCTAAAAGTACTTGATACTAGGAATATTAAAGAGCTTCCACCACAATACATTCTAAAGAGGTGGAGGAGAGATGCTAAAATTGGATCTTTAAGTGGTAACTACACTTCATTTCCATTTGATGGCGACACTCAGTCCTCTCAGGCGAAGCGCTACAACTATTTGTGTCGCATTTTCAGTATAGCTGCGAGTAGAGCAGCTAGAAGTTTTGATTCGTATGCTTTCATGGAAAGCCAATCGGATGTACTTTGGGATCAAGTGGAGCAGGTTTTACAAAGTAGGCACCCTGATATGTCTACTCTCATTAGTTCCATCAGCGATCGACCTCATAATCCAGTTGAAAATGTAATTGCCGGATCAATACATTACGACAAGACCAACCATACCAGTTTTATTGGCAGTGCAGCTGATG GTCCCTTAACTTTTCCATTTACATTATCTTCTGGGACATTGGATTATCGTTAA
- the LOC109720376 gene encoding putative potassium transporter 12 yields MASASGSEETNRGSMWELDQNLDQPMDEEAGRLRNMYREKKFSTILILRLAFQSLGVVFGDLGTSPLYVFYNVFPHGVEDTEDVIGALSLIIYSLTLIPLIKYVFIVLRANDNGQGGTFALYSLLCRHAKIKTIPNQHKTDEELTTYSRHTYDENSLAAKVKRWLEAHSYKKNVILILVLIGTCTAIGDGILTPAISVLSASGGIKVVSPKMSNDVVVVVAVVILVGLFSMQHYGTDKVGRFFAPIVFLWFILIGAVGALNIWKYDNAVLRAYNPVYIYRYFRHGKHSSWTSLGGIMLSITGTEALFADLCHFPVPAIQIAFTLIVFPCLLLQYTGQAAYIICNKDHVVDAFYRSIPGGIYWPAFIIATAAAIVASQATISATYSIIKQAHALGCFPRVKVVHTSKRFLGQIYIPDINWVLMVLCISVTAGFKNRSQIGNAYGTAVVMVMLVTTFLMIPIMLLVWRSHWILVLLFTGLSLLVELPYFSAVIFKIDQGGWVPLAIAATFLIIMYVWHYATVKRYEFEMHSKVSMAWILGLGPSLGLVRVPGIGFVYTELASGVPHIFSHFITNLPAIHSVLVFVCVKYLPVYTVPPEERFLVRRIGPKNFHMFRCVARYGYKDVHKKDDNFEKMLFDKLCLFVRIDSMMDVYTDSEEYSIMQEKKTEKLVDFLAQNRRTSNAISSDRELSYSSHDSIVPAQSPLRMGSLMRSSDQTQMVSDELDYLNRCKDAGVVHILGNTIVRARRDSGILKRIAVDYIFAFLRRICRENSVIFNVPHESLLNVGQIFYI; encoded by the exons ATGGCGTCCGCGTCGGGGAGTGAGGAGACCAACAGAGGGAGCATGTGGGAATTGGATCAAAATTTGGATCAACCCATGGATGAAGAAGCTGGGAGGTTACGTAATATGTATAGAGAAAAG AAATTCTCGACGATCTTAATACTACGGCTAGCATTTCAGAGCCTCGGTGTGGTATTCGGAGATTTGGGTACGTCGCCGTTGTATGTTTTCTACAATGTATTTCCTCACGGGGTAGAAGATACTGAAGATGTTATTGGAGCTCTTTCCTTAATCATTTACTCTCTTACTCTTATTCCGCTCATTAAATACGTTTTCATCGTCTTGCGCGCGAATGACAATGGCCAAG GTGGCACATTTGCTCTTTATTCGCTTCTTTGCCGTCATGCGAAGATAAAGACCATCCCGAACCAACACAAAACAGATGAAGAGCTAACAACGTACAGCCGCCATACATACGACGAGAATTCGCTTGCTGCGAAAGTTAAGCGATGGTTGGAGGCACATTCTTATAAAAAGAATGTTATTCTTATTCTTGTTCTTATCGGTACTTGTACTGCGATCGGAGATGGGATTCTCACTCCCGCTATCTCAG ttCTTTCTGCATCAGGTGGAATAAAGGTTGTAAGTCCGAAAATGAGCAATG ATGTGGTTGTAGTTGTTGCTGTAGTCATATTAGTTGGCTTATTTAGCATGCAGCACTATGGCACGGATAAAGTTGGACGGTTTTTCGCGCCGATAGTCTTCCTCTGGTTTATATTAATCGGAGCTGTCGGAGCTTTGAACATATGGAAGTACGACAATGCAGTTCTCAGAGCATATAATCCAGTTTATATCTATCGGTATTTCCGTCATGGGAAGCATAGCAGTTGGACCTCTCTTGGGGGAATCATGCTCAGTATAACAG GGACAGAAGCATTATTTGCCGACCTGTGTCATTTTCCTGTACCGGCTATTCAG ATTGCTTTCACCCTCATCGTGTTCCCTTGCCTTCTACTGCAATATACTGGACAAGCTGCGTATATAATTTGCAACAAAGACCATGTAGTCGACGCCTTTTATCGTTCCATACCAG GTGGCATATACTGGCCCGCGTTTATTATTGCAACTGCTGCTGCAATTGTGGCTAGCCAAGCCACCATATCTGCAACGTATTCGATAATCAAACAAGCACATGCGCTCGGCTGTTTCCCGAGAGTCAAGGTTGTTCATACGTCGAAAAGGTTCCTGGGTCAAATATACATTCCCGACATCAATTGGGTCCTTATGGTTCTCTGCATCTCTGTTACGGCCGGATTCAAGAATCGAAGCCAGATCGGAAATGCATACG GTACCGCAGTGGTAATGGTTATGCTGGTAACAACCTTTCTCATGATCCCGATAATGCTATTAGTGTGGCGGAGCCACTGGATCCTAGTCTTACTCTTCACTGGCCTATCTTTGCTTGTGGAGCTCCCGTACTTCTCCGCGGTTATATTCAAAATAGACCAAGGTGGGTGGGTACCCCTCGCCATCGCCGCCACCTTCCTCATCATCATGTATGTGTGGCATTATGCCACTGTAAAACGGTACGAATTCGAGATGCACAGCAAAGTCTCGATGGCCTGGATTTTGGGCCTGGGCCCGAGCCTGGGCTTGGTTCGTGTCCCGGGAATCGGCTTCGTCTACACCGAACTAGCAAGCGGGGTCCCCCACATCTTTTCCCACTTTATAACTAACCTTCCTGCTATTCACTCGGTTCTGGTTTTCGTTTGTGTTAAGTACCTTCCGGTCTATACCGTCCCTCCAGAAGAAAGGTTCCTCGTGAGGCGAATCGGGCCGAAGAATTTCCACATGTTCCGATGCGTTGCGAGGTATGGATACAAAGATGTCCACAAGAAGGACGATAACTTTGAGAAGATGTTATTCGATAAGTTATGCCTATTTGTTCGAATCGACAGCATGATGGACGTGTACACTGATTCCGAAGAGTACAGTATCATGCAAGAAAAGAAGACCGAGAAATTGGTCGATTTCCTTGCACAGAATCGGAGAACTAGTAATGCGATATCCTCTGATCGAGAACTCAGTTATTCGTCACATGATTCGATTGTGCCGGCTCAATCTCCTCTTAGAATGGGAAGTTTAATGAGGTCTTCGGATCAAACCCAAATGGTGTCCGACGAATTGGATTACCTGAATAGGTGTAAGGATGCAGGAGTTGTCCACATTCTCGGAAACACGATAGTGAGGGCTCGAAGGGATTCGGGGATTCTCAAGAGGATTGCGGTCGATTACATTTTTGCTTTTCTTCGAAGGATTTGCAGGGAAAACAGTGTGATCTTCAATGTTCCCCATGAGAGCCTATTGAATGTGGGccagatattttatatatag
- the LOC109720377 gene encoding nuclear transcription factor Y subunit C-4-like: MEQSSQPSQPVMGVATDAAHVAYATPTYQPAAVVTGAPAVIGTLAPASQPHTSYPPNPNASQHQLAYQQVQQFHHQQQQQQQQQLQTFWANQMLEIEQTTDFKNHSLPLARIKKIMKADEDVRMISAEAPVIFAKACEMFILELTLRSWIHTEENKRRTLQKNDIAAAITRTDIFDFLVDIVPRDELKDEGLGIPRGAALGAIGAGGAPTESIPYYYVPAPPVAAPGMIVGGAVDPAAAAAAMYVSQQPRPVAFVWQQPQTQQQQQQQQQQMNDSTQDG; encoded by the coding sequence ATGGAACAATCTTCACAACCATCTCAACCTGTGATGGGAGTGGCGACGGACGCTGCCCATGTTGCCTACGCCACCCCGACCTACCAACCTGCTGCGGTGGTGACTGGAGCTCCGGCGGTGATTGGAACCTTAGCCCCTGCCTCCCAGCCCCACACATCTTACCCTCCTAACCCTAACGCTAGCCAGCATCAGCTCGCCTACCAACAAGTTCAGCAGTTCCACCaccagcaacagcagcagcagcagcaacaactgCAAACCTTCTGGGCGAATCAAATGCTAGAGATCGAGCAAACCACTGATTTCAAGAACCACAGTCTTCCTCTCGCACGGATCAAGAAGATCATGAAGGCTGATGAGGACGTCCGCATGATCTCCGCTGAGGCACCTGTGATCTTCGCCAAGGCGTGCGAGATGTTCATTTTGGAACTAACCCTAAGATCGTGGATCCATACTGAGGAGAACAAGAGGCGCACGTTGCAGAAGAACGATATTGCGGCGGCGATCACGAGGACTGACATATTTGATTTCTTGGTGGATATAGTTCCGAGGGATGAGCTGAAGGATGAGGGGTTAGGGATCCCAAGGGGTGCTGCCCTGGGGGCCATTGGGGCAGGTGGTGCTCCGACTGAGTCGATCCCTTATTACTACGTCCCAGCACCACCAGTGGCGGCGCCAGGGATGATTGTTGGGGGGGCAGTGGAtccggcggcagcggcggcggcaatGTATGTGTCGCAGCAGCCACGCCCAGTGGCTTTTGTGTGGCAGCAACCGCAgacgcagcagcagcaacagcaacagcagcagcaaatGAATGATAGCACGCAAGACGGATGA
- the LOC109720427 gene encoding copper-transporting ATPase RAN1, protein MAPSFRDLQLTAVGGIRRTEAISAREGSGDLEDVRLLDAYDDEEAGVGTKKKTEEEDDEERGMRRVEVRVTGMTCSACTSSVEAAVSALRGVSSASVSLLQNKAHVVFDSNIVKDEDIKEAIEDAGFEAEILPDSSNSRSKSQKSLTGQFRIGGMTCAACVSSVEGILKKLPGVKRAVVALTTALGEVEYDPSLISKEEIVSAIEDAGFEAAFLQSSQQDRTLLGVTGLYGETDLQLLKRILNNLKGVRQFEVNIDLLEIAIVFDPEAVGLRSIVDAIGRESNGQIKAHVLNPYTRAASNDAQEASKTFKLFLSSLFLSIPVFFIRMVCPSIPFVNSFLLLHCGPFLMGDLVKWVLVTIIQFIIGKRFYIAAYKALKHGSTNMDVLVVLGTSASYFYSVGALLYGAFTGFWSPIYFETSAMIITFVLFGKYLESLAKGKTSEAIKKLVELAPSTALLLVKDADGRYVVEREIDALLIQPGDILKVLPGSKVPCDGTVVWGTSHVDESMVTGESAPVPKEVSSSVIGGTMNLHGVLHVEATKVGSNTVLSQIISLVETAQMSKAPIQKFADYVASVFVPVVITMSLITFLGWFLCGSLGAYPDSWVTERSNCFVFSLMFSISVVVIACPCALGLATPTAVMVATGVGASHGVLIKGGDALERAESIQHVIFDKTGTLTQGKAAVTAAKVFSGMDVGDFLTLVASAEASSEHPLARAILDYAHHYHFFDKLPTTENAGKQIKEAIPSGWLLEAMDFSALPGRGVQCLINGKKVLVGNRSLLTENGVSIPVEVESFLIELEENAKTGILVAYDGTLLGVLGVTDPLKREAAVVVEGLKKLGVNPVMVTGDNWRTARAVAKEVGIEDVRAEVMPAGKADVVHSFQKNGSIVAMVGDGINDSPALAAADVGMAIGAGTDIAIEAADYVLVRNNLEDVITAIDLSRKTFNRIRLNYFFAMAYNVVAIPIAAGVLFPFTGLRMPPWLAGACMALSSVSVVCSSLLLRRYRKPRLTTILQITVE, encoded by the exons ATGGCTCCGAGCTTCAGAGACCTCCAACTCACGGCGGTGGGGGGGATCCGGCGCACGGAGGCGATCTCGGCGAGGGAGGGCTCCGGTGACCTCGAGGACGTGCGACTCCTCGACGCGTACGATGACGAGGAGGCGGGGGTGGggacgaagaagaagacggaggaggaggatgatgaGGAGCGGGGGATGAGGAGGGTCGAGGTTAGGGTTACGGGGATGACCTGCTCGGCGTGCACCAGCTCCGTCGAGGCCGCGGTCTCCGCCCTCCGCGGCGTCTCCTCGGCCTCGGTCTCCTTGCTCCAGAACAAGGCGCACGTCGTGTTCGACTCCAATATAGTAAAG GACGAGGACATAAAAGAAGCTATAGAAGATGCAGGATTTGAAGCAGAAATCCTTCCAGATTCTAGTAATTCTCGatcaaaatcacaaaaatccTTAACAGGGCAATTTAGAATAGGCGGTATGACTTGCGCAGCATGCGTAAGTTCTGTCGAAGGGATTCTGAAGAAGCTACCAGGTGTTAAGAGAGCAGTTGTCGCATTAACAACCGCCTTAGGCGAAGTTGAGTATGACCCATCACTCATCAGTAAAGAGGAAATCGTCAGTGCTATCGAGGATGCGGGCTTTGAGGCTGCGTTTCTACAAAGCAGTCAGCAAGATAGAACCTTATTGGGTGTAACTGGATTGTATGGCGAAACCGATTTACAATTATTGAAACGGATACTTAACAACTTGAAAGGAGTTCGACAGTTTGAGGTAAACATCGACCTTTTGGAAATCGCGATCGTATTTGATCCTGAAGCTGTTGGCTTGAGGTCAATAGTGGATGCCATTGGCAGAGAAAGTAACGGGCAAATTAAAGCGCATGTCTTGAACCCGTACACGCGAGCAGCTTCAAATGATGCTCAAGAAGCCTCGAAGACGTTCAAGCTTTTCCTCTCCAGTCTGTTTCTCAGT ATTCCGGTCTTTTTCATAAGGATGGTCTGCCCTAGCATACCTTTTGTAAATTCTTTTCTCCTCCTGCATTGTGGACCCTTTTTGATGGGGGATTTGGTGAAGTGGGTATTGGTTACTATAATTCAGTTTATTATTGGCAAACGGTTCTACATAGCGGCTTATAAGGCTTTAAAGCACGGCTCTACAAATATGGATGTTTTGGTTGTACTGGGAACTTCTGCTTCTTACTTCTACTCTGTTGGTGCTCTCTTGTACGGTGCATTTACTGGATTCTGGTCCCCCATATACTTTGAGACGAGTGCAATGATAATTACTTTTGTGTTATTTGGGAAATATCTGGAAAGTCTGGCAAAAGGGAAGACTTCAGAAGCTATTAAGAAACTAGTGGAACTGGCTCCTTCAACGGCTCTCTTGCTGGTTAAAGACGCAG ATGGGCGGTATGTTGTAGAGAGGGAGATAGATGCATTATTAATCCAACCAGGTGATATCTTGAAAGTTCTTCCTGGCTCAAAAGTTCCATGTGATGGTACTGTTGTTTGGGGAACAAGCCATGTCGATGAAAGTATGGTGACCGGTGAATCTGCACCTGTTCCTAAGGAGGTATCTTCTTCTGTTATTGGAGGTACAATGAACTTGCATGGCGTCCTTCATGTAGAAGCCACTAAGGTGGGATCAAACACGGTACTTAGCCAGATTATTTCTTTGGTTGAGACGGCGCAGATGTCTAAAGCTCCTATTCAGAAATTTGCAGATTAT GTTGCCAGCGTTTTCGTTCCAGTGGTTATCACCATGTCCTTGATAACATTCTTGGGATG GTTCCTCTGTGGATCACTAGGAGCATATCCTGATTCGTGGGTCACCGAAAGAAGCAACTGTTTCGTCTTCTCTCTCATGTTTTCTATATCGGTTGTCGTAATCGCCTGCCCTTGTGCCCTAGGTCTCGCAACACCAACTGCAGTAATGGTGGCAACTGGTGTCGGTGCGAGCCACGGGGTTCTAATAAAAGGAGGAGATGCTTTGGAGAGAGCTGAAAGTATCCAGCATGTGATTTTTGATAAAACCGGAACCCTAACACAAGGGAAAGCGGCTGTTACAGCTGCAAAAGTTTTCTCAGGAATGGATGTCGGagattttctcactttagttgCATCTGCAGAG GCAAGCAGCGAGCATCCTCTTGCAAGAGCAATTTTGGATTACGCGCATCATTACCATTTCTTTGATAAGCTTCCTACGACGGAAAACGCTGGAAAGCAAATCAAAGAGGCAATACCATCTGGCTGGCTTCTTGAAGCTATGGACTTTTCTGCCTTGCCTGGGAGAGGTGTGCAGTGCTTGATCAATGGGAAAAAGGTTTTG GTCGGGAACCGAAGTTTGTTAACCGAAAATGGGGTTTCTATTCCTGTAGAAGTCGAAAGCTTCTTAATAGAGCTAGAAGAGAATGCTAAAACAGGTATACTTGTGGCTTATGATGGCACTCTTCTTGGGGTTCTGGGGGTAACCGATCCCCTCAAAAGAGAAGCCGCGGTTGTCGTAGAAGGGCTCAAAAAGCTGGGCGTTAATCCGGTAATGGTGACAGGGGACAACTGGAGAACTGCGCGTGCCGTCGCGAAGGAG GTTGGAATCGAAGACGTAAGGGCGGAGGTGATGCCGGCGGGGAAAGCCGACGTGGTCCACTCGTTCCAAAAGAACGGGTCGATAGTCGCGATGGTCGGGGACGGCATCAACGACTCCCCCGCCCTCGCGGCCGCGGACGTCGGCATGGCGATCGGTGCAGGGACCGACATCGCCATCGAGGCTGCGGACTACGTGCTCGTGCGGAACAACCTGGAAGACGTGATCACAGCCATTGATCTCTCGAGGAAGACGTTCAACCGCATCCGATTGAACTACTTCTTCGCGATGGCGTACAACGTGGTGGCGATACCGATCGCGGCGGGGGTTCTGTTCCCGTTCACGGGGCTGAGGATGCCGCCGTGGCTGGCGGGCGCGTGCATGGCGCTGTCGTCCGTGAGTGTTGTGTGCTCCTCCTTGCTTCTGAGGAGGTATAGAAAGCCTAGGCTTACCACTATACTGCAAATTACTGTAGAGTGA